The DNA sequence TACACGAGGGAACCAGTCACCCCCCTGAGTCCAGATAGAACGGCTTTCACCATATGGCTGACGGTAGATATAACGGCCACCCCAACCACCCCAGCTTGGGCTACGGAAACTATTCAGGCCGTTATCAGTAAGACCGAGATAAGCCGGTGTATCACCTTCCATAATGAAGGCATATTTCAGATAGTGTTTGCCGAGCGGACCCTTGCTGCGGATATTCACATCCAGCCATTCGTTGGCGACCTTGCTGAAATCGGCTCCGGCGCCGTTTTTGTAATATTCGTCCCCGGCTATACCCGTCCAGGTTGCGGACGCATATTCACCGCCATCGGGTGAAGAGGGTTTAACGATATAGGATACGTTTGGAAATTCTTTGCGGATCCAGGGACCGGCATCATCCTGATCTGAGATCGAATAGACGCGAAGCTTGGCTTCGAACTGCTTCAGCTGTTCCGCAGAACGGGTCGCTTTTACATCATACAGCGCCTGAGCAAGTGTGTTCGCACCGCCCCAGACTGTTACCCATACCGGGCGCTCGTCTGCCTTGTCGACTGCAGCAATCAAAGCCTGAGAGCCGGGAGACGACTTGCCTTTGCCCACATCAGCCATGCCATAGCCCGGCTGACCATTAGTAACCAGACTTTCCAGATAAGACTTCGTTGGCCAGTTTGCCGCGTGCTTCATCAGATTGGGTCTGACTTCGTCATAGGCTGAGATAATGCCCTTAATCGTCCCGGTTTCACGCTTTGAGCGCTGCCATGTCGAAGTCGTTGCGACTAACCCTTCAAGATCAATCTCGTTGGAGTAGGTCAGTAAGCGGACCATCGACATTTGATCATCCGGTTCGTTCCCCATATCCGTCAGGACAAACATGCGGGGGTGGCCGGAATACATATCAATGTTTTCTGCTGCACTGACGCTCGAAGAAATGATACTGGCTGACATCATCCCCAGGATCAGACTGCCTGCCAGGTACTTATGTTTATATGACTTTTTCTGCTGTTTCTTTGCCATTTACGTAGCCCCTTGTGTGTGAGTTCTGTCTAATTATGTGCAGGTAATCTAACGTTACTGCCTATATAGTTTACTTGGTGAACTATATAAATGGTATCCCGATTATTCTGAATTGTTGTGTGATGAATCACAGAAACGGATGAGAAAAAGGCCGAAAAAAACAAGGCCCTGAATGATCAGGGCCTTGTTTGCGGTATATAGACGATTGTTTTGGCTAAACCTTAGAACGGTTAAATTCACCTGATAATTTATTTATCTAAAAATATTATTATATTTCAATTAACTATGTTTAGTTATCTAATTTCATGTAATGATTTTTGTAAAGTTTAAAGGTTTTTATGCAAGATTTTTTTACATATTTTGGATAGATTAGTATGAGATCTGAACTGTTTTAGACGCATCCGGCCCTTGAAGCAAATTAGAACGTTCAGGTCAGTAATCGTCACCGAATGGCATGTCTAACAATGAATGGACTTACCTTCATAAGATCATCTTTTCGTTTATGAACCCAGCTTGTTCAGCTTATATTTTGAAATCGTCAGATTATTTAAAAATGAGTTTTCTTGCTTTGTAAACAGGCATTGATGGCCCAGTAAAAAGTACCAGAATTTTTTTTGGTGTCGCTATGTGGAATAGAACCAGAAAGGGGGAGCTCTTCTCTCCTGGTTTCGGCTTTTCAGTGCAACGGATAGTGACTCCCACTAGTAATCTAATTCGATATAAAGGATAAAAAATCATTATCTGTCGCTGATGATTTCACTGCTCTTAAATTATCTAGGGCATCGATTATACTAGATGAATACATTTTTTTTGATGTTGAAAATAATATCTAAACGCCAACGGTAACATTTTTTGTAACAAGCACTATGTCACATCACGTTATGCGTAACATATGTTACGTAACACAAATTTTAGTGATTCATCTCACAAAAATGAGTCAAATTTTATCGTTATATGGCATCACTTTCTTGATGTGAGTGGGGCTTTAAAGATGTTAAAAACAAATTCATGCGTTGTTAATGGTAAAAAAAATGTAAGCGTAGTATCTCAGGATGTTATTTATGAAAAGGATGGAACATTAGTCGAGGTGACTCGAGGTGGCATTTGCGGTTCTGATCTTCACTATTATCACAATGGGAAAGTTGGTAATTTTGAAGTTAAACAACCAATGATATTAGGTCATGAAGTTATTGGGATTATTAAAGAAACAGATTCTAATGGTTTGAAATTAAATCAGAGAGTTGCCATTAATCCAAGTAAGCCATGTGGTAAATGTAAATATTGTAAAGAGCACAATGAAAATCAATGTGTCAATATGAGGTTTTTTGGAAGCGCAATGTATTTTCCACATGTAAACGGTGGTTTTACTCAATATAAAATAGTTGATTCTAGTCAATGCGTACCATTTGGCGAAAAATCTGATGAAAGACGTATGGCATTTGCTGAGCCCCTTGCTGTTGCTATTCATGCAGCTAAACAAGCCGGAAATGTAGAAAATAAAAATATAATTGTTTCTGGTGTCGGCCCAATTGGATGTTTGCTGGTATCAGCACTTAAAGTGTTAGGTGCAAAAGAAATTGTATGCGTCGATGTTAGTGAAAAATCATTATCACTTGCAAAAAAAATGGGGGGTACAAAATTCATTAATACTGTAAATAGTAATTTAGATGAGTATAAAAATGAAAAGGGTTTCTTTGATATTGCATTTGAAGTTTCCGGACATCCTGATTCTTTAAAAAACTGCCTCTCAGTTACCCGGGCCAAGGGAACCATTGTTCAAGTAGGTATGGGGGGGGATATTCCTGAATTCCCTATCATGCAATTGATTGCAAAAGAAATTAAGCTTGTTGGTGCATTTCGTTTTAATGAGGAATTTTACACGTCAGTATCATGGTTAGATTCAAATAAAATAAATCCACTTCCACTATTAAGCGGTGAATTCCCATTTCAAGAATTAGAGACTGCATTGGATTTTGCATCAAATAAATCTTTGGCAGCGAAAGTACAATTAATTTTTAAAGGAGCTTAGGATGAAAAATTTATTTTCACTTTCAAATAAAAAGGTTTTAATAACTGGTTCAGCACAAGGAATTGGTTTTCTGTTGGCAACAGGTCTTGCAGATCAAGGTGCCGAAATTATTGTAAATGATGTAACACACGAAAAAGCTGAAACAGCTGTAAGCAAGTTGCGTGATTTAGGTTATACCGCATATCCAATGGCGTTTGATGTAACCAAGAAAAATGAAGTAGACAAAGCAATTGATAAAATTGAATCTGATATTGGTGCTATTGATGTATTAATTAATAATGCTGGAATTCAGAGACGCCATCCGTTTACTGAATTCCCTGAACAAGAATGGAATGATGTTATTTCTGTTAACCAAACAGCAGTTTTTCTGGTTTCACAAGCAGTTGCGAAAAAAATGATTAACAGAAAAGAAGGTAAAATCATTAATATTTGCTCCATGCAAAGTGAATTAGGTAGAGATACAATTACTCCTTATGCTGCATCTAAAGGCGCTGTAAAGATGTTGACAAGAGGTATGTGTGTTGAATTAGCAAGATATAATATTCAAATCAATGGTATTGCTCCTGGTTATTTCAAAACTGAAATGACTAAAGCATTAGTTGAGAATGAAGAATTTACTTCTTGGTTAACCAAAAGAACACCTGCTGCTCGTTGGGGTGATCCTGAAGAATTAATTGGTGCAGCAGTATTTTTATCCTCTAAGGCTTCAGATTTCGTGAACGGACATTTGTTATTTGTTGACGGTGGAATGCTCGTCGCAGTTTAAAAGTTGCAGGGCAGTTATTTTATAACTGCCCTATTAAGGAGAATATTATGCCTTTAGTTGTAATTGGAATTGGTGTCTGTTTGTTACTTTTACTAATGATTAAGTTCAAAGTAAATGGTTTCATCGCTTTGATCTTAGTGGCTGGATTAGTCGGCATTGGTGAAGGAATGACGCCGCTTACAGTTGTGAAATCAATCCAAACAGGAATTGGTGGAACCTTAGGGGGATTGGCCATGATCCTTGGGTTTGGAGCAATGGTCGGGAGGTTGATTTCAGATACTGGTGCTGCACAGAGAATCGCAACGACTTTAATTGAGACATTCGGTGAAAAATATGTTCAGTGGGCATTAGTCATCACTGGGCTAGCTGTTGGCTTAGCCATGTTCTATGAAGTTGGTTTTGTCTTATTGCTTCCATTAGTCTTCACTATTGTAGCCGCAGCAGGCATGCCTCTTTTATATGTTGGTATTCCAATGGTCGCAGCGCTATCTGTTACGCACTGTTTCTTACCTCCACATCCAGGTCCTACAGCAATTGCAACTATCTTTGGCGCAAATCTAGGAACAACGCTTCTTTATGGCTTAATAATTACAATTCCAACAGTAATTATTGCAGGTCCATTATTTTCTAAATTTCTTAAGAATTTTGAGAAAGAACCACCGAAGGGTTTGTTCAATCCTCGAGTATTTACTGAAGAAGAAATGCCAAGTTTTGGGATCAGCCTATTAGTTGCAATTATTCCTGTGGTTTTAATGGGTGCCGCAGCCATCTGTGAAATGACGTTACCGAAAGATAATCTATTAAGACAATCTCTAGAGTTTGTTGGTCATCCTGCTGTTGCTTTATTCGTTGCAATTATTCTTGCTATATTTTTCCTCGGTATGAGAAATGGCAAAAAAATTGATTCTGTAATGGATATTATCAGCGACTCTATCGGCGCTATATCTATGATTATGTTCATAATCGCTGGCGGTGGTGCGTTTAAGCAAGTATTAGTTGATAGTGGCGTCGGTACTTACATTGCAGACATTATGCGTGGCTCATCATTATCACCTCTATTGATGTGTTGGTGTGTTGCAGCAATGCTTCGTATTGCTCTTGGCTCTGCAACGGTCGCTGCAATTACAACTGCTGGTATCGTTCTACCTTTAATTCCTTTAACCCATGCAGATCCTGCTCTGATGGTTCTTGCCACAGGTGCTGGTAGTGTGATTGCGTCGCATGTTAATGATCCTGGTTTCTGGTTATTTAAAGGTTATTTCAATTTAAGTGTTGGTGAAACAATTCGTGTTTGGACTGTTATGGAAACACTGATATCAGTCTTGGGTTTAATCGGTGTCTTATCTTTAAACTCTTTTTTACACTAAAAACTATTTGAAGAGGAAGGTTTAGTAGTACTTCCTGTTTTGGTGATGTAATGAAAAATCATAGAATAACTCTACAAGATATTGCAAATCTGGCAGATGTCACAAAAATGACAGTAAGTCGCTATATTAAATCACCTAATTTGGTTGCTCCAGAAACTAGAAAACGAATATCTGAAATCATGGAGGAAATAAACTATATTCCTAATAGAGCACCATCTATGTTGTTGAATACAAAAAGTTATACGATAGGTGTTCTTATTCCATCATTTAGGAACCATTTGTTTTCTGATTTATTAGCTGGGATTGAATCAGTTACCACACCAAAACAATATCAAACCCTAATAGCGAATTATAACTATTCACCTGAGGAAGAAGAGGAGAAGATAATAAATCTACTATCGTACAATATAGATGGAATTATTTTATGCGAAAAGAATCATAGTATCAAAGCTGTCAAATACTTACGTTCATCTAATATACCAATCGTTGAGGTTATGGATTCTGAAGGTCCATGTTTAGATATGGAAGTCGGTTATGATAACAAAAAAGCATCTTTTGATATGACCAAAACAATGATTGAAAACAAAAAAAGAAAGCAAGTTGTTTATTTTGGATCGCAAGATGATAGAAGGGATGAGCTTAGGTTTCAAGGATATACTTTGGGTGTTAGAGAATATGGCCTGAAGCCTTATATTATATCTCCAAAAACGATTTCATCTATTGAAATTGGTGAATATCTTTGTAAGGAAGCATTTGAAAAATATCCTGGCATGGATGGAGCTATATGTACTAATGATGATATTGCTGTCGGTGTTCTTCTTTATTGCAAAAAAAATAAAATTTCCGTTCCTGATGAATTTTCAATTGCTGGTTTTAATGGTCTAGAAATTGGTAGAAGAATGATACCTAGTATTGCAAGTGTCGTGACACCAAGATTTCAAGTTGGTAAAACCGCAGCAGAGATTCTTCTAAATAAGATCACAAATGAAAATTTTAATTCGCACTCTATCGAGTTAGGTTATCAAATTTATTTAGGTGAAACCATTTAGTTTAAAGGGTGTAAATATGAATGATTTTTTTAAAGCAAACGGAATCATCTTGATGGGTGTATCCAGTACGGGTAAATCATCCGTTGGTGCGGCATTGGCGAAAGTTATCGGCGCAAAATTTATCGATGGTGATGATCTTCACCCTCGTAATAATATTTTGAAAATGTCCAATAAACAGCCATTAAACGATGATGACCGCTCTCCTTGGTTAGAACGTATCCGTGATGCCGCATTCAGTCTTGAGAAGAAGAATGAAACTGGGATCATCGTTTGTTCTGCACTGAAAAAGAAATATCGAGATCTGATCCGAGAAGGCAATGAACATGTCGCGTTCCTGCATCTGGCGGGTGATTTCGAGTTGGTGCTGGCTCGGATGCAGGCCCGCAAAGGACATTTCATGCCGGTTGAACTGTTAAAGAACCAATTTGAAACACTGGAATCCCCGGACGCTTCCGAACCGGATGTGATCCATATTGATATCGATGGCAATTTTGATGAAGTGGTGGACCGTTGTGTGACAGCAATCCATCAACGTGGCGAATAAGATTTTTGAGAGGGCAGTATGAAAAATGTGATTGAGCAGGTGACCCGCCGGATCGCCGAACGGAGTCATGAAACCCGCAGTCGTTATGTTGCGCGTATGAAAGCGCAGGCAGAAAACGGGAAAACCCGGACACATCTTTCTTGCGGGAATCTGGCGCATACCGTGGCGGCATGTTCTTCAATGCAAAAGAGCACCATTCTGGATTTCACCAAGGTGAACGTCGGCATCATCACTGCGTATAACGACATGCTGAGTGCACATGAGCCTTATGATGTCTATCCGCAGTTCATTAAGGACGCTCTTCGCAACGTCGGTCACAGTGCCCAGGTTGCCGGTGGTGTGCCTGCGATGTGTGATGGTGTGACGCAAGGTCAGGAGGGGATGGATGTATCGCTGTTTTCCCGTGAAGTCATTGCACAGGCGACCGCGGTTTCGCTCAGTCACAATACGTTTGATGCCACGCTACTGTTAGGGATTTGCGATAAGATTGCTCCGGGCCAACTCATGGGCGCGTTGTCGTTTGGTCATCTGCCAACGGCATTTGTCCCGGCCGGTCCGATGCCAACCGGTATCAGTAACGATGAGAAAGTGAAAGTCCGTCAGAAATATGCCGCGGGAGAAGTTGGCAAGGACGCGCTGCAAAAAATGGAATGTGGTGCCTACCATTCCTCAGGGACTTGTACGTTCTATGGTACCGCGAATACCAACCAACTGGTGTTTGAAGCGATGGGGCTGATGCTCCCTGGCTCTGCGTTCCTGCCGCCAAGTGTTGAGTTACGAGCCGCACTTACTGAACAAATTGTATTGCATATCACATCACAAGCAGACAGTGGTACGCTGTATCGTCCGCTCTGGCAGGTGATGGATGAGAAATCTATCGTCAATGGTCTGGTTGTGTTGCTGGCATCTGGTGGCAGTACCAACCATTCCATGCATCTGGTTGCTGTTGCCGCAGCGGCTGGTTATATCCTGACTTGGGATGACATCGATACGCTTTCGCAGGTCGTTCCACTGTTGGCAAAAATGTACCCAAATGGACCGGCAGATATCAACGATTTCCAAAACGCAGGTGGTGTGCCGACTCTCATGAAAGGGTTGGCGGAACGGGGTTTGCTGAATATGGATGCCACCCCTGTGTTTGGTTGTATGGAAGATTACCTCAAGACGCCGCATCTGAATGGTGGTGCAGTGGTCTATCGACCAGCAACGGATTCCAAAAATCCGGAAGTCATTGCTTTGCCGGGCACCTTCTTTAGTGCGCAGGGTGGTCTGAAAGTCGTCGACGGAAACCTCGGTCGTGGCGTCATTAAAATCAGTGCGGTTGCACCGGAACATCACTTTATTGAAGCGCCTGCCCGTGTGTTTGAGTCTCAACACGATGTGGAGAAAGCCTATCACGCAGGTGAATTTACTTCTGATGTGGTGATTGTCGTGCGTTTCAACGGCCCGGCTGCGAACGGGATGCCGGAGTTACATAAACTGATGCCTGTTCTGGGTAACCTGATGAAAGCCGGCTTAAAGGTAGCTTTAGTCACTGATGGTCGCCTTTCTGGTGCGTCAGGGAAAGTACCGGCAGTGATCCATATGTCACCGGAAGCACAACGTGGCGGACCATTAGCTAAAATTGCTACCGGTGATGTCATTCGAGTGGATGCTGCCAATGGCAAAATCGATGTATTGACCGACATTCAGGCGCGTGCACCGGCTCAGGTGGACTTAACCCGTGAGCATTTTGGTTCAGGCCGCGAACTGTTTTCCGTATTCCGTCAGGTTGTTTCCGGTGCGGAGCAAGGCGCAACGATTTTTAATTATTTGGGCTAACAGACAGGAGCCTGTATGAGCTGGCAAGTTGAACCAGCAGCGGTATTCGCTGCTTCCCCGGTGGTTCCGGTAATGGTGATCAAACGTGTGGAAGATGCAGTGCCGATGGCAAAAGCACTGGCAGAAGGTGGGATCACCGTGTTTGAAATTACCCTGCGGACCCCGGCTGCACTCGATGCAATCCGTGCCATTGCGGCCGCATTACCTGAAACGCAGGTTGGCGCTGGAACGGTACTGACACCGGAACAATATGATGCAGCGGTTGAAGCGGGGGCGAAGTTTATCATCTCTCCCGGCTATACCCGTACGCTGATGGAGCATGCGAAAAAAGGTCCGTCCCCGTTGATTCCGGGTGTGGCGACACCCTCGGAAATCATGACCGCCTTAGAGCTGGGTTATGATCACCTGAAGTTCTTCCCAGCGGAAGCGAATGGCGGCGCTGCTGCACTGAAAGCAATTGCAGCCCCCTTGGCACAAGTGAAATTCTGCCCCACAGGTGGCGTGAGCCCGAAAAACGTAGCAGATTATGTTGCTTTAGGTTGTGTTGCTACTGTGGGTGGCACCTGGATGTTGCCAGCCGATGCCATCAATACGGGCGATTGGGCAACCATTACCGAATTGACCCAAAAAGCTGTGGAGCTAGTAAATAGTTTAAGGCGCTAAGAAATATGCGAACAAGTCATCGGTTCAGGGAATAGAGTACTTGTTCGCACCTTCTACAGGTATGACATAACCTAAGTATAACTAAAAAAGTTTACAGAACTTCAATGTGAAAAACGGTAAACTTTGTTATAAGTTACTGAAATAAAATATTATTTATATCTAATCTTTACAAATTAACTCTAAGGTATTCGTCAGAACGGAATATCGTCATCGAAATCCATTGGCGGTTCGTTATAGGTTGGCTGCTGCTGTGCCGGTGCTGGTGCCGGAGTATAGCTACCTTGTGGTGCGGCTTGCTGCGGTGCGTAACCCGGGGTTGCGCCGCCCTGTGGAGCTGCTGCTGCCGGAGCGGATGGACGGCCCCAGTTACCTTGTTGTGGTTGCTGTGCCGGAGCACCCATATTGCCACCTTGTTGTGGAGCACCTGCGCCACGACCATCCAGCATCTGCATTTCATTGGCGATGATTTCGGTGGTGTAGCGTTTCTGGCCTTGCGGATCCTGCCATTCACGGGTTTGCAGACGACCTTCCAGATAAACTTTCGAGCCTTTACGCAGATATTCACCAGCGATTTCAGCCAGACGACGGTACAGCACGATCCGATGCCATTCAGTGCGTTCCTGCATTTGACCTTGCTGGTCTTTCCAGCTTTCGCTGGTGGCAACAGTGATATTGGCTACCGCATTGCCGTTTGGCATATAGCGCACTTCCGGGTCCTGACCCAGATTGCCAACGATGATGACTTTATTTACGCCTCTGGCCATGATCTGCTCCGTAAAAATTCGAATTCTATAGCTACCTATCTTAGCAATAATCGTCCCTAAAGTCAGATCGACAGCTATGACAGGCCGTAAATAGTTTGCGGGCCGGACATTAACATATTTGCAGCAATACTGGCTATTCATCCAGTGCTGGCTATGCCATACTTAAGTTTTGATATGGTTCACAGCTGGCATTCTATGGACAAGATCGAGATACGGGGCGCACGTACCCATAATCTGAAAAATATCAATCTGACGCTGCCGCGTGACAAGTTGATTGTAATCACCGGTCTTTCCGGTTCTGGCAAATCATCGCTGGCTTTCGACACATTATATGCGGAGGGGCAGCGCCGTTATGTTGAATCCCTTTCTGCCTACGCACGTCAGTTCTTAAGCCTGATGGAAAAACCCGATGTGGATCATATCGAAGGCTTATCGCCGGCGATCTCCATCGAACAGAAATCCACTTCGCATAACCCGCGTTCCACCGTCGGCACTATCACCGAAATCTACGATTACCTGCGCTTGCTGTATGCCCGCGTAGGTGAACCTCGTTGCCCGGAACACGACTTGCCGCTGGCAGCACAAACGATCAGCCAGATGGTGGATCGGGTGCTGGCGGAGCCGGAAAACCGCAAGATGATGATTCTGGCGCCGGTGGTGCGTAACCGTAAAGGGGAGCATAAGCAGCTGCTGGAAAGTCTGGCCGCGCAGGGTTATATCCGCGCCCGCATTGATGGTGAGGTCTGTGATCTTTCTGACCCGCCAACACTGGAACTGCAGAAGAAACATACCATCGAAGTGGTGGTCGATCGCTTCAAAGTCCGGCCGGATCTGCAACTGCGTCTGGCTGAATCCTTTGAAACGGCACTGCATTTATCCGGCGGACTGGTTTATGTTGCGGATATGGACGATGACAAAGCGCAACCGCTGATTTTCTCCGCGAACTTCGCCTGTCCGGAATGCGGCTATTCCCTGAGTGAACTGGAACCGCGGCTGTTCTCGTTCAACAACCCGGCCGGTGCCTGTCCGAGCTGTGATGGCTTGGGTGTGCAGCAATATTTTGATCCGCATAAAGTGGTGACCAATCCGGAACTGAGTCTGACCGGCGGCGCGATCCGTGGCTGGGATAAACGCAGTTTTTATTACTTCCAGATGCTGAAATCGGTCGCTGATCATTACAAGTTTGATCTGGATGAACCGTTTGATGCGCTGAGTCCGCAAGCGAAAAAAGTGGTGCTGCACGGCAGTGGCCACACCGCGATAGAATTCCGTTACATGAACGATCGTGGTGATGTGGTGGTGCGCAATCACCCGTTTGAAGGCGTGCTGCATAATATGGAGCGTCGCTACCGCGAAACCGAATCCAACAGTGTGCGCGAAGAGCTGGCGAAATATATCGCCAATCAGCCCTGTCCGAGCTGTCAGGGCAGCCGTTTGCGTCAGGAAGCGCGTCATGTGTATGTGACGGGCGTGACGTTGCCGCAGGTTTCCGAAATGTCGATCGGGGAAGCCCTGAACTTCTTCCGGAACCTGCAGCTGGACGGTCAGCGGGCGCAAATTGCCGAGAAAATCCTGAAAGAGATTATTGAACGTCTCGGTTTTCTGGTGAATGTCGGCCTGAACTACCTTTCCTTGTCCCGTTCCGCGGAAACACTCTCCGGTGGTGAAGCACAGCGTATTCGTCTGGCGAGCCAGATTGGGGCCGGCCTGGTCGGGGTGATGTATGTGCTGGATGAACCGTCCATCGGTCTGCATCAGCGTGACAATGAACGCTTGCTGGGTACTCTGTTCCATCTGCGTAATCTCGGTAACACCGTAATCGTGGTTGAACATGACGAAGATGCCATTCGTCATGCGGACTACGTGGTCGATATCGGTCCGGGGGCAGGGGTGCATGGCGGTGTGATTGTGGCGCAGGGCACACCGGCTGAGGTCATGGCAAATCCGGATTCAGTGACCGGTGAATATCTCTCCGGACGCAAGAAGATTGCGATCCCGGCAGAGCGTCGTCCCACCGGTGACAAATGGCTGAAGCTGCTGGGTGCCAGTGGTAACAACCTGAAAAAAGTCGATTTGCATATTCCTGTCGGCGTGATGACCTGTGTCACCGGGGTGTCCGGTTCCGGTAAATCGACGTTGATCAACGATACTTTGTTCCGTATTGCGCACCGTGATTTGAACGGTGCCACGGTTGAGAAGCCAGCGCCGTATCTGGATATTCAGGGGATGGACTATCTGGACAAGGTTGTGGATATCGACCAGAGCCCGATTGGTCGGACGCCGCGTTCGAATCCGGCAACCTATACCGGGCTGTTTACACCGATCCGTGAGTTGTTTGCGGCGACGCAGGAAGCGCGTTCGCGGGGTTATGCGCCGGGGCGTTTCTCGTTTAACGTCAAAGGTGGGCGTTGCGAGGCTTGTCAGGGTGACGGCGTGATCAAGGTGGAGATGCACTTCCTGCCGGATGTGTATGTACCCTGTGATGTCTGTAAGGGCAAACGCTATAACCGTGAAACACTGGAAGTAACATATAAAGGTAAGACCATTCACGAAGTGCTGGATATGACGGTCGAGGATGCGCGGGCATTCTTTGATGCGGTACCGGCGCTGGCGCGGAAGTTACAGACGCTGATGGAGGTGGGGCTGTCTTATATTCGCCTCGGTCAGTCGGCGACAACACTCTCCGGTGGTGAAGCGCAGCGCGTCAAACTGGCAAAAGAGTTGTCGAAACGCGATACCGGCCAGACCTTGTATATTCTGGATGAACCAACCACGGGTCTGCATTTCCACGATATTCAACAGTTGCTGAATGTACTGGAAAAACTGCGTGATAATGGTAATACCATTGTGATCATCGAACACAATCTGGATGTGATTAAAACCGCGGACTGGATTGTCGATCTGGGACCGGAAGGCGGCTCGGGTGG is a window from the Tolumonas auensis DSM 9187 genome containing:
- a CDS encoding nucleoside hydrolase-like domain-containing protein; this encodes MAKKQQKKSYKHKYLAGSLILGMMSASIISSSVSAAENIDMYSGHPRMFVLTDMGNEPDDQMSMVRLLTYSNEIDLEGLVATTSTWQRSKRETGTIKGIISAYDEVRPNLMKHAANWPTKSYLESLVTNGQPGYGMADVGKGKSSPGSQALIAAVDKADERPVWVTVWGGANTLAQALYDVKATRSAEQLKQFEAKLRVYSISDQDDAGPWIRKEFPNVSYIVKPSSPDGGEYASATWTGIAGDEYYKNGAGADFSKVANEWLDVNIRSKGPLGKHYLKYAFIMEGDTPAYLGLTDNGLNSFRSPSWGGWGGRYIYRQPYGESRSIWTQGGDWFPRVTSADTVVGADGKEYTSDQATIWRWRDQFQNDFAARMDWTIKSFDDANHHPVLSVNGNEGKEVIYINAKPGDSISLDASASHDPDKNALTYSWFHYKEAGYSGEVGKPGLADITVLSADQSKTTVKVNKTCRDVWLPDAKAPCDEGGEAHVILAVTDNGQPALTSYRRVVIKVKN
- the idnD gene encoding L-idonate 5-dehydrogenase, giving the protein MLRNTNFSDSSHKNESNFIVIWHHFLDVSGALKMLKTNSCVVNGKKNVSVVSQDVIYEKDGTLVEVTRGGICGSDLHYYHNGKVGNFEVKQPMILGHEVIGIIKETDSNGLKLNQRVAINPSKPCGKCKYCKEHNENQCVNMRFFGSAMYFPHVNGGFTQYKIVDSSQCVPFGEKSDERRMAFAEPLAVAIHAAKQAGNVENKNIIVSGVGPIGCLLVSALKVLGAKEIVCVDVSEKSLSLAKKMGGTKFINTVNSNLDEYKNEKGFFDIAFEVSGHPDSLKNCLSVTRAKGTIVQVGMGGDIPEFPIMQLIAKEIKLVGAFRFNEEFYTSVSWLDSNKINPLPLLSGEFPFQELETALDFASNKSLAAKVQLIFKGA
- the idnO gene encoding gluconate 5-dehydrogenase — its product is MKNLFSLSNKKVLITGSAQGIGFLLATGLADQGAEIIVNDVTHEKAETAVSKLRDLGYTAYPMAFDVTKKNEVDKAIDKIESDIGAIDVLINNAGIQRRHPFTEFPEQEWNDVISVNQTAVFLVSQAVAKKMINRKEGKIINICSMQSELGRDTITPYAASKGAVKMLTRGMCVELARYNIQINGIAPGYFKTEMTKALVENEEFTSWLTKRTPAARWGDPEELIGAAVFLSSKASDFVNGHLLFVDGGMLVAV
- a CDS encoding gluconate:H+ symporter, which translates into the protein MPLVVIGIGVCLLLLLMIKFKVNGFIALILVAGLVGIGEGMTPLTVVKSIQTGIGGTLGGLAMILGFGAMVGRLISDTGAAQRIATTLIETFGEKYVQWALVITGLAVGLAMFYEVGFVLLLPLVFTIVAAAGMPLLYVGIPMVAALSVTHCFLPPHPGPTAIATIFGANLGTTLLYGLIITIPTVIIAGPLFSKFLKNFEKEPPKGLFNPRVFTEEEMPSFGISLLVAIIPVVLMGAAAICEMTLPKDNLLRQSLEFVGHPAVALFVAIILAIFFLGMRNGKKIDSVMDIISDSIGAISMIMFIIAGGGAFKQVLVDSGVGTYIADIMRGSSLSPLLMCWCVAAMLRIALGSATVAAITTAGIVLPLIPLTHADPALMVLATGAGSVIASHVNDPGFWLFKGYFNLSVGETIRVWTVMETLISVLGLIGVLSLNSFLH
- the idnR gene encoding DNA-binding transcriptional regulator IdnR — its product is MKNHRITLQDIANLADVTKMTVSRYIKSPNLVAPETRKRISEIMEEINYIPNRAPSMLLNTKSYTIGVLIPSFRNHLFSDLLAGIESVTTPKQYQTLIANYNYSPEEEEEKIINLLSYNIDGIILCEKNHSIKAVKYLRSSNIPIVEVMDSEGPCLDMEVGYDNKKASFDMTKTMIENKKRKQVVYFGSQDDRRDELRFQGYTLGVREYGLKPYIISPKTISSIEIGEYLCKEAFEKYPGMDGAICTNDDIAVGVLLYCKKNKISVPDEFSIAGFNGLEIGRRMIPSIASVVTPRFQVGKTAAEILLNKITNENFNSHSIELGYQIYLGETI
- a CDS encoding gluconokinase, whose protein sequence is MNDFFKANGIILMGVSSTGKSSVGAALAKVIGAKFIDGDDLHPRNNILKMSNKQPLNDDDRSPWLERIRDAAFSLEKKNETGIIVCSALKKKYRDLIREGNEHVAFLHLAGDFELVLARMQARKGHFMPVELLKNQFETLESPDASEPDVIHIDIDGNFDEVVDRCVTAIHQRGE
- the edd gene encoding phosphogluconate dehydratase, giving the protein MKNVIEQVTRRIAERSHETRSRYVARMKAQAENGKTRTHLSCGNLAHTVAACSSMQKSTILDFTKVNVGIITAYNDMLSAHEPYDVYPQFIKDALRNVGHSAQVAGGVPAMCDGVTQGQEGMDVSLFSREVIAQATAVSLSHNTFDATLLLGICDKIAPGQLMGALSFGHLPTAFVPAGPMPTGISNDEKVKVRQKYAAGEVGKDALQKMECGAYHSSGTCTFYGTANTNQLVFEAMGLMLPGSAFLPPSVELRAALTEQIVLHITSQADSGTLYRPLWQVMDEKSIVNGLVVLLASGGSTNHSMHLVAVAAAAGYILTWDDIDTLSQVVPLLAKMYPNGPADINDFQNAGGVPTLMKGLAERGLLNMDATPVFGCMEDYLKTPHLNGGAVVYRPATDSKNPEVIALPGTFFSAQGGLKVVDGNLGRGVIKISAVAPEHHFIEAPARVFESQHDVEKAYHAGEFTSDVVIVVRFNGPAANGMPELHKLMPVLGNLMKAGLKVALVTDGRLSGASGKVPAVIHMSPEAQRGGPLAKIATGDVIRVDAANGKIDVLTDIQARAPAQVDLTREHFGSGRELFSVFRQVVSGAEQGATIFNYLG